ACAAGTTCTTCGGCTTCGGCATCACCGAACCCGCGCACGGCTCGGACGCCACGTTCATGGAGACCACCGCGGTCCGCGACGGCGACGGCTGGATCCTCAACGGGGAGAAAACCTTCAACACCGGCATGCATCGCGCCGACGCGGATCTCGTCTTCGCCCGCACGTCCGGCAAGCCGGGCGACGGTGTCGGCATCACCGCGTTCCTCGTCCCCGTCGGCACTCCCGGTTTCACCATCGCGGAATTCCTGTGGACCTTCAACATGCCCACCGACCACGCCCACGTGGTGTTGCGCGACGTCCGCGTCCCCGCGACCGCCGTCTTCGGCAAGGAGGGCCGCGGCCTGGCGGTGGTGCAGCATTTCTTCAACGAAAACCGTCTCCGCCAAGCCGCTTCCAGCCTCGGCGCGGCCCAATTCTGCATCGACCGCTCGGTCTGCTACGCCAAACACAGAACCACGTTCGGCACTCCCCTGGCCGCCAACCAGGCCATCCAATTCCCCCTGGTCGAACTCGCCACCCAGTGTGAAATGCTCCGCGCCCTCATCCACAAAACCGCCTGGTCCATGGACCGCTACGGCCCCTTCACCCAGTCCGCCCAGGTCTCCATGTGCAACTACTGGTCCAACCGCCTCTGCTGCGAGGCGGCCGACCGCGCCATGCAAATCCACGGCGGTCTCGGCTACTCCCGCCACACCCCCTTCGAACACCTCTACCGCCACCACCGCCGCTACCGCATCACCGAAGGCAGCGAAGAGATCCAAATCCGCCGAGTAGCCGGCTACCTCTTCGGCTACATGCGCCAACCCGCCCCAAAGGGCATGTGAGCCAACGTCAACATCTAGGCAGCGTGCCCGTACTCGAACTTCGAATCTGCTGCGGACAAGATCTCCAGCGCTGAAAAGCGTCGATCGAAGCCTTCGACGGTTACCCACGTTGTCCGGGCCACTGCCCGGGATCCGTAGATCATGCCGGATATGCCCGGTGCGGCACGGCCAGGGAAAATGGTCGCCGGGTGACGGATTGGGCGCGCCGACACTCGGCGCGATTCCGGAGGGGTCGGTGGGGGGTACTAACCTTCTCCCGGTGACCGAGTCCGCTGACGGATTGCTGCCCGGCCCCGAGGGGGTCGGGTCCGAGGAGATTCCGCATGTCGATCGGCTGCGGTTGTTCTCGTTCGCGACGGCGGAGAAACGGGCCGATTACCTGTGGGTGTTGCGGGCGTTCGATACGGCGCGGGCGGCGTATGTGGTGTTGTTGCACGCGTCGGATGTGGCGGACACGCTCAATCGTTGCCCGGGGGCGCCGGGGTTGACGGCGACCGAGGTGGGGCCGCTGTTGGAGCAGTTGCATCAGTGGGGGGTGCTCGAGCGCAGCTATGACGGGACGCGGGCGGCGACGCTGGCGGAGTATCGGAACCGGCATTTCGTCTATCAGTTCTCGCAGGCGGGTTATCAGGCGTATCGGGCGGTTTCGGATGTGCTGGAGGCGCGGCTGGACGAGGCCGCGCTGTCACGGCTGGTGTTGCCGGAATTGCTGGCGGATCTGCACACCCTCGCCGAGGCCAACAAGAGCGCGGATGCGCCGCGCGTGTACCGGGTGCTCAATCGGCTGGACCGGGCGCTGTCGGATCTGGCCGAGCGGGCCGCGCACTTCTATCTGACGCTGGGCGATCTGGTGCGCACCACCGAGGCCACCCCGGAAGCGTTTCTCGCGCACAAGGATGCGCTGCTGGCGCACATGCGCGAATTCTCCATGGATCTCGCGCGTTTCGCGCCGCGGCTGGCCGCCGCGATCCGGGAGGTCGAGGAGACCGGGGTCGAGGATCTCATCGAACGCGCCGCCCGCTGCGACGAGCGCGTACTGCTCGATACCGCTGAGCGCCAAGCGGATTGGCAGGCGCGCTGGCAGGGTCTGCGCGGCTGGTTCATCGGCGACGACGAGGGCGGGCTGACCGAATGCGAGCGGCTGCGCGAGGCGACCATGAGCGCCATCGCCGCGGTGCTGTCGCTGCTGCGGCGCGTCACCGAGACCCGCAAGGGCGGCGTCAGCCGGGAATCCGCGCTGCGGCATCTGGCGGGCTGGTTCACCGCCGCCCCCACCGCCGAGGCCGCGCACGCCCTCTACGACGCCGTCTTCGGACTGGGCCGCCCCCGCCACCTGGCCATGCACCACCCGGACGCCGATGTCATCCCCGCCATCCGATCCTGGTGGGACGCACCGCCTTTGGAGATCGCTCGCACCCTCGCCGAGACCGGCCGCCCGCCCACGCCCGGCGCTCCCGCCCGCCTGCAGCGCAACGACGCGGGCATCCGCCGCCTGCGTCAGGTCCAGCTCGACGCCCAGCGCGCCCGCGCCGAGGCCGCCCGCTCCCTGGCCGCCACCGACATCCACGACCGCGAACTCGACGAAGGCGAAACCGAGGTCCTGCTCAAACTCCTCGACGCCGCCTCCACCGCCTGGGTCCCGGTCAGCGGCCGCGTCCCCGGCACCTCCGGCTCCGACAACGGCGTCACCCTCACGGTCTCCGAACACCCCGGCTCCACCCTGGTCCGCACCTCCAAAGGCGTCCTGCACCTCAACAACCGCCGCTTGGAAGTACGTGAGACCACCGCAATCCGATCCCGCAAACCGCATGCGGCACAGGCGGGTCAGCCCACCTCACAGGCTACGGCCGGGTCAGAAACGGCGACCGGATCAGCGGCTGCGTCGGGATCGGCCGCGGCGACTGCCCCACCCCAGACGGCGGCCGGGAACGCCGACTCCGCACCCGAGACCGCGTCGAACGACGCTATCGGCGGCCGGACCGCTGCGGCGGCGGGCGGCGGTGTCGTCAGCGGCGGGGAGGTGGGTTGATGCACGCGCGGAGTATCGATTCGCTGGCGCTGGACAGCTATCAGCGGGCGGCGCGGGTGATTCTGGCGAATCATCTGGTGACGCGGACGTATCCGGATCGGATCGCGCTGCCACTGCTGCGGCGGTGGGCGACCGAGCTGCGGGAGGATCTGGCCGAGCTGTTCGGGTACCGGCTCGAGGTGACCGAGACGACGGCCCGGTTGTTCCCGGTGCTGGATCGGCTGGAGTCGGGCCGTCCCGCGCGCACCACCGGTGATCGGGTGTTCGATCGGCGGCGGTACGCGTATCTGGCGTTGGCGCTGGCCGCGTTGGGCCGGGCCGGGGATCAGATCACGTTGTCGGAGTTGGCCGATCAGGTGGCCGCCTACACCGAGCGGGTGGACGGGCTGGAGTTGGCGCCGGATCGCGCGGCGGATCGGGACGCTTTCGTGGACGCGATCGGCTGGCTGGCGGCGCGTGGCGCGGTGACTCTCGCCGACGGTGACGCCGGTGGCTGGGCGAGCGATCCCGAGGCCGGTGAGGCGCTCTACGACATCGACCGGTCGGTCGTGTTCGCGCTGTTCCGGCCACCGCGCGCCCTCCAGCATCTGCAGAGCGTCACCGGCCTGCTGGGCGAGGAGGCCGGCGGCGCCGACACCCGTTCCCCCGCGATGGCTCTCGCCGCCCGCAAGGTCCGCCGAGCGCTGGTCGAGCAGCCGGTCGTCTACGCCGACGAACTCGACGAACCGGAGCGCTCCCTGCTGGCACAGGAGAAGCTGGTCACCGAGGTCGAGTACCTGACCGGTCTCAAGGCCGAGCGCCGCGCGGAAGGCGTTGCGCTGATCGACAGTTCGGGCCGGCTCACCGATGTGCGTTTCCCCGGCAGCGGAACGCTCGCGCAGGTCGCGCTGCTGCTGGCGGGTGAGATCGCCGATCTGGTCCTCGACATCGACAACCCGGTGCCGCGCCGGCCGCGCCCGGAGCGCCCGTTCACCGATCTCGCCGAGCAGCTCGACGGCGCCATCCCCACCTCGACCGTATTCGCCCCGCTGGCCGACCCTTTCGACACTTTCGGCGTGCTCGAGGAGCCGGAACAGGACGCCGAGGAACCGCAGATCCCGGAATACCCGTTCCTGGAATCGTCCTGGATCCGCGACACCGTGCAGATGCTGACCGGCCGCTACGGCAACACCTTCGCCGCCCAATGGCAGGCCGACGTCGCGGGCCTGACCGCCGAGACGGTCTCGCTACTGGAACGCCTGCGCCTGGTGGAGGTGGTCGACGGCGGCCTGCTCATCCTGCCCGCGCTGGCCCGCTACCGCGGCGCGATCGTCACCATCCGCACCCGCGCGGAAACCGAATTGTTCCTCTCCCCCACGCAACTCGGCGCGGACGGCTCGACACAGAAGGGATCCGGCAACTGATGGCCGACCATATTCACGGTGGCGTGCGCTTCGTCCCGACCCGCGCGGGCATCATCAACCTGTGGGACTACCGCGACCAGGAGTTCTGCTTCGCCGACGGTCGCCTGGTGCTGCGCGGACCCAACGGTTCGGGCAAGACCAAGGCCCTCGAGGTGCTGTTCCCCTTCGTGCTGGACGGCCGGATCGAGCCGCGCCGGCTCAACCCGTTCGCGGGTGAGGAACGCACCATGAAGTCGAACCTGCTGTATCGCAAGCAGGAATCGGCGTACTCGTACGTGTGGATGGAGTTCGCCCGCGGCACCTGGGAGTCACCGGAGACGGTGACGATCGGTATCGGCATGCGCGCCACCCGCTCCAACGACAAGGTGACGCGCTGGTATTTCGTCGCCGACGGCCGTGTCGGCGTGGACTTCTCGCTGCTGGGCCCCGACGATCGGCCGCTGACGCGCAAGCAGCTGGCCGAGCAGATCGGCTCGGACGCCATCGTGGATCGGCCGGTCGAATACCGGAACGCCATCGACGCCCGCATGTTCGGGCTCGGTCAGCAACGCTACGACCAGCTGATCAATCTGATTCTGACGCTGCGCCGCCCGCAGCTGGCCAAGAACCTCGACCCGCGCGGGCTCTCGCAGGCGCTCACCGACGGTCTGCGCCCGCTCGACGAGCAGCTCATCCTGGATGCCGCGCGATCCTTCAGCGATATGGAGGAGGTCGGGCGCACCCTCGAGGGTCTCGTCCAAGCCGACACCGCGACCCGCGATTTCGTCAAGGTCTACAACAAATACCTTGCGGTGCAGGCGAAGACGGATATCGACCAGGTGCAGACCCGCCTGGACGCGGTCACCCACGCGAGCACGGCCCTGCATGCCGCGGCCGCTCTGCGCACCCGCCGCGACAGCGAACGCGCCGCCGCCGAAACCCGCGCCGAGGACGCCGACCGCGCCTACGAGCAGGCCCTCGCCGACCGCGAAACCCTGCAACGCTCCAGCGCGTACGAGGGCAAACAGCAGCTCGACGATCTCGCCGACGCCGTGCGACGGCTCGAGACGTCCGCTGCCGTGCACAACGACAAAGCGCTCAAATCTCGCCAGACTGTGGACCAGCGCCTGGAGGAGTCCGAGCGCGCCCAGGCCGCGGTCAACAACGCCGCCTCCGCACTGGCCCGCGGCGAGGACGAATTGCGTTCCGCCGCAGAGGAAGCCGGTATCGCCTGGACCGCCCTGCCGGAATCGGCCCGCACCGACCACCTGACCACCACGGTCCGCTCGCACGCCGAGGAACGCGACGCCGACGTCCGCGCCGTGCGCCGCGCCCTGACCCTGGTCGACCAGGCCGTCACCGAACGCACCCGCGCCGAGCGCGCCGGCCAACGCGCGATCGAACTGCGTGACGCGGCCGCCGCCGAATTGGCCGAAGCCGAAGCGGAAGTCGCCCTCGCCCGCGCCGACACCGCCACCGCGGTGCGGGATTGGTGGGACACCCACCGCGAGATCTACTCCCCCATCCGCACCGGATTGTTCGAGGCGATCAACGACGCTGTCGCGGCAGTCGGCACCGAACACGTTGCGCGACCGGCCAAATCGGCGGGCAAGGCCAAGAAGGGGCGCGGCGGCGCAACCCGCGGCAACGGTCAGGGCGAGGCTGTCGGCGCAGCGGACAAGGACGCCGGCGAAAGCCGTTCCACCACAATCGGAGCCGGTGGTGCGGCGCTGGCAGCGGCTGAAGGGCGGGCGGCGGCAGCGGCAGCGCTCGACGCGGACACGGCGCTCACGACCCCGGCCGAGGTGCTGGCCGAGCGCACGGAACCGCTGACCGACGAGATCCGTGCCCGGCGGCAGGAGGCGCGCGCCCGCGCCGCGCAGGCCACCGCGCGGGCGGGCGCACTGCGGGCCGAGCGCGAATCCGTCGCGGCCGAACGTGACGACGCGCCACCGCCTTTCGCCGCCCGTAGCGACGGGCGGGCGGACCGTCCGGGTGCGCCGCTGTGGCGTCTGGTCCGCTTCGCCGACCATATCGGGGCGGCCGAAGCCGCGGGCATCGAGGCCGCGTTGCAGGCCACCAACCTGCTCGACGCATGGGTGTGCCCGACCACCGAACTGCCCGAGCACGCCTCCGATCAGTTCCTGGTGCCGCTGCCGGTGGCGGAACGACCTTCGGGGCGCACCCTTGCCGACGTGCTGGTCGTCGAGGACGACACCGACTCGCTGACCGTCCCCCGGCAGACCGTCGCCGATGTGCTGGCGTCGATCGCCCTGCACGAGTTTCCCCCGGCGGGCGGGGGAACGCGCGGCAGCGGTGCCGGCAAGACCGGCGCCGAGGTCACCGGCACCGGCCTGGGTACGGCTGACGCCGACGCGGGTCGCGACGCCGCGGGTGCGGGTGCGGGTGCGGGTGAAAGTCGATCAGGTATTCCCCTGGCGCACATGGCGTTCGGTAAGGCCGCTCAGCCGGTGTCGGACAGCGGCGGTGTCGCGATCGCGACGGATGGCCGCTACCGCCAGGGTGTGCAGGTCGGCCGCCACTTCAAGGCGGACGCGGAGTTCATCGGTACCACCGCGCGGGCTCGCCGGCGCGAACTGCGGCTGGCCGA
This sequence is a window from Nocardia yunnanensis. Protein-coding genes within it:
- a CDS encoding acyl-CoA dehydrogenase family protein; the protein is MDFELPDHLREYLTELDEFIEREIVPLEQSGDNIRFFDHRREDARTDWHRAGLPNAEWEDLLAEARRRADAAGHLRYAYPAEYGGRDGSNLDMAVIREHLARRGLGLHCDLQTEHAIVANNVGLLLMHEYGSPAQKSEWITDLASGDKFFGFGITEPAHGSDATFMETTAVRDGDGWILNGEKTFNTGMHRADADLVFARTSGKPGDGVGITAFLVPVGTPGFTIAEFLWTFNMPTDHAHVVLRDVRVPATAVFGKEGRGLAVVQHFFNENRLRQAASSLGAAQFCIDRSVCYAKHRTTFGTPLAANQAIQFPLVELATQCEMLRALIHKTAWSMDRYGPFTQSAQVSMCNYWSNRLCCEAADRAMQIHGGLGYSRHTPFEHLYRHHRRYRITEGSEEIQIRRVAGYLFGYMRQPAPKGM
- a CDS encoding TIGR02677 family protein codes for the protein MLPGPEGVGSEEIPHVDRLRLFSFATAEKRADYLWVLRAFDTARAAYVVLLHASDVADTLNRCPGAPGLTATEVGPLLEQLHQWGVLERSYDGTRAATLAEYRNRHFVYQFSQAGYQAYRAVSDVLEARLDEAALSRLVLPELLADLHTLAEANKSADAPRVYRVLNRLDRALSDLAERAAHFYLTLGDLVRTTEATPEAFLAHKDALLAHMREFSMDLARFAPRLAAAIREVEETGVEDLIERAARCDERVLLDTAERQADWQARWQGLRGWFIGDDEGGLTECERLREATMSAIAAVLSLLRRVTETRKGGVSRESALRHLAGWFTAAPTAEAAHALYDAVFGLGRPRHLAMHHPDADVIPAIRSWWDAPPLEIARTLAETGRPPTPGAPARLQRNDAGIRRLRQVQLDAQRARAEAARSLAATDIHDRELDEGETEVLLKLLDAASTAWVPVSGRVPGTSGSDNGVTLTVSEHPGSTLVRTSKGVLHLNNRRLEVRETTAIRSRKPHAAQAGQPTSQATAGSETATGSAAASGSAAATAPPQTAAGNADSAPETASNDAIGGRTAAAAGGGVVSGGEVG
- a CDS encoding TIGR02678 family protein codes for the protein MHARSIDSLALDSYQRAARVILANHLVTRTYPDRIALPLLRRWATELREDLAELFGYRLEVTETTARLFPVLDRLESGRPARTTGDRVFDRRRYAYLALALAALGRAGDQITLSELADQVAAYTERVDGLELAPDRAADRDAFVDAIGWLAARGAVTLADGDAGGWASDPEAGEALYDIDRSVVFALFRPPRALQHLQSVTGLLGEEAGGADTRSPAMALAARKVRRALVEQPVVYADELDEPERSLLAQEKLVTEVEYLTGLKAERRAEGVALIDSSGRLTDVRFPGSGTLAQVALLLAGEIADLVLDIDNPVPRRPRPERPFTDLAEQLDGAIPTSTVFAPLADPFDTFGVLEEPEQDAEEPQIPEYPFLESSWIRDTVQMLTGRYGNTFAAQWQADVAGLTAETVSLLERLRLVEVVDGGLLILPALARYRGAIVTIRTRAETELFLSPTQLGADGSTQKGSGN
- a CDS encoding SbcC/MukB-like Walker B domain-containing protein; translated protein: MADHIHGGVRFVPTRAGIINLWDYRDQEFCFADGRLVLRGPNGSGKTKALEVLFPFVLDGRIEPRRLNPFAGEERTMKSNLLYRKQESAYSYVWMEFARGTWESPETVTIGIGMRATRSNDKVTRWYFVADGRVGVDFSLLGPDDRPLTRKQLAEQIGSDAIVDRPVEYRNAIDARMFGLGQQRYDQLINLILTLRRPQLAKNLDPRGLSQALTDGLRPLDEQLILDAARSFSDMEEVGRTLEGLVQADTATRDFVKVYNKYLAVQAKTDIDQVQTRLDAVTHASTALHAAAALRTRRDSERAAAETRAEDADRAYEQALADRETLQRSSAYEGKQQLDDLADAVRRLETSAAVHNDKALKSRQTVDQRLEESERAQAAVNNAASALARGEDELRSAAEEAGIAWTALPESARTDHLTTTVRSHAEERDADVRAVRRALTLVDQAVTERTRAERAGQRAIELRDAAAAELAEAEAEVALARADTATAVRDWWDTHREIYSPIRTGLFEAINDAVAAVGTEHVARPAKSAGKAKKGRGGATRGNGQGEAVGAADKDAGESRSTTIGAGGAALAAAEGRAAAAAALDADTALTTPAEVLAERTEPLTDEIRARRQEARARAAQATARAGALRAERESVAAERDDAPPPFAARSDGRADRPGAPLWRLVRFADHIGAAEAAGIEAALQATNLLDAWVCPTTELPEHASDQFLVPLPVAERPSGRTLADVLVVEDDTDSLTVPRQTVADVLASIALHEFPPAGGGTRGSGAGKTGAEVTGTGLGTADADAGRDAAGAGAGAGESRSGIPLAHMAFGKAAQPVSDSGGVAIATDGRYRQGVQVGRHFKADAEFIGTTARARRRELRLAELAAAIEAAVIEADTAKAEEQAATEELARISAAAKALPRTTAVTAALRGVAEAAGMLRSRSEAVAQAEKDLDQAVADYTAADKKVRAIAADHRAPRDPAELDALAAAVRHFENAGTALLRLRGDHQREHERAREAGDRLDEAKDLAEAFAEEAEAARAGYEEQSRKLEMLREALGAGAADIDRDLEAAREKIDAARAEQKAARKAAAEAIEAVGAAEGAHRAAHDALGTALAELLSDVRHLAPYARPDLLSLLGAPADSRWPSSDAAWSTPEQLLYRIENSDPAQEPAVLPVEVATLFQNLSAATASVRAGEAARKSTRSAVTTALQEFDAALTAARQDYRLHWDAADGLTVVQVHDDHGLSSLADFAERINAARRDQELLLTDAERRILEDALLTGLAQQIHERTSDARDLISRMGMEMKQRRMSSGNTIGVHWVLADNLSEPARAVCKLLDRDSSDLTPEDLSTIRAYFAAEIRTARAAHPERSFPEILAATLDYRTWRIFSFTIVTADGTEDRLTVARHSALSGGEQSVSLHLPLFAAAHVMLDSADPQAPRLLALDEAFAGVDDNGRSELLGLSVQFDLDLFMTGYDLWITYPHVPGCAHYDLAHSAAENTVSATLLVWDAADLLAEHDGTDLTAALGSPNRRRLPHGLEGAIPLDEELETVS